One region of Gossypium raimondii isolate GPD5lz chromosome 6, ASM2569854v1, whole genome shotgun sequence genomic DNA includes:
- the LOC105774723 gene encoding protein OXIDATIVE STRESS 3, which produces MNLKKVDCNEAWCGNLMIMGRGNHNDETCDLISSESSLGENSDNSIYSISSSSDMVEDASSASSSSSSSNGPLYELSDLMAQLPIRRGLSKYYEGKSQSFTSLASVRSIEDLPEKVLGPLNIRPKMKSCKSYGWGLGGHKNKSYSPKATISKKGCSSRGCFMSSLGKRSSSSVVNRD; this is translated from the exons ATGAATCTGAAGAAAGTGGATTGCAATGAAGCATGGTGCGGCAACTTGATGATCATGGGGAGAGGGAATCATAATGATGAAACGTGTGATTTAATATCCAGTGAATCCTCCCTTGGAGAAAACTCAGATAACTCCATTTATTCAATATCTTCTTCATCAGACATGGTTGAGGATGCATCTtctgcatcatcatcatcatcatcatctaatGGACCTCTTTATGAATTATCCGACCTCATGGCTCAATTACCTATCAG GAGAGGGCTTTCTAAATATTATGAAGGGAAGTCTCAATCATTCACATCTTTAGCAAGCGTGAGGAGCATAGAAGACCTTCCAGAGAAAGTGTTAGGTCCTTTAAATATTAGACCCAAGATGAAATCATGTAAGAGCTATGGATGGGGACTTGGTGGTCATAAAAACAAGTCATATAGCCCTAAGGCTACCATATCAAAGAAGGGTTGTTCCAGTCGAGGTTGTTTCATGTCTTCTCTAGGTAAGAGAAGTAGTAGTAGTGTAGTGAATAGGGATTGA
- the LOC105773175 gene encoding profilin-2, whose amino-acid sequence MSWQAYVDDHLLCDIEGNHLSAAAIIGQDGSVWAQSSNFPQFKQEEINGIMNDFAEPGSLAPTGLYLGGTKYMVIQGEPGAVIRGKKGPGGVTVKKTNQALIIGIYDEPMTPGQCNMVVERLGDYLIDQGL is encoded by the exons atgtcGTGGCAAGCGTATGTTGATGATCACCTGTTGTGTGATATCGAAGGCAACCATCTCTCTGCCGCTGCTATCATCGGCCAAGACGGCAGTGTTTGGGCTCAGAGCTCCAATTTCCCTCag TTTAAGCAAGAAGAAATCAATGGCATCATGAATGACTTTGCTGAACCCGGATCACTTGCCCCAACCGGATTGTACCTTGGTGGCACTAAATACATGGTGATCCAAGGTGAACCAGGAGCTGTTATTCGAGGGAAGAAG GGACCTGGAGGTGTTACTGTTAAAAAGACCAATCAGGCCTTGATCATCGGCATCTATGATGAGCCAATGACTCCCGGGCAGTGCAACATGGTTGTGGAAAGGCTGGGTGATTATCTCATTGATCAGGGTCTTTGA
- the LOC105773173 gene encoding glucan endo-1,3-beta-glucosidase 13: MASRFNLVFAVSLLLLLLDFCRGSIVGVCYGRNADDLPTPDKVVKLVQLHKIKYLRIYDSNIQVLKAFANTGVELMVGVPNSDLLAFSQFQSNVDSWLKNSILPYYPATKIAYITVGLEVTESPDNATALVVPAMQNVLTALKKVGLHKRIKVSSTHSLGVLSRSFPPSAGAFNSSHAFFLKPMLEFLAENHSPFMIDLYPYYAYRDSPSNVSLDYALFESSSEVIDPNTGLLYTNMFDAQIDALYFALMALNFRTTQVMVTETGWPSKGSPKEKAATPDNAQTYNANLIHHVINDSGTPAKPGEELDVYIFSLFNENRKPGPESERNWGLFYPDQTSVYNLDFTGNGIVDVTNSGNGTNSNVTTWCIASSKASEADLQNALDWACGPGNVDCSPIQPSQPCFEPDNTLSHASFAFNSYYQQNGATDVACSFGGNGVKVDKDPSYDNCIYVTTKGINKTATSNMTSIASTSSSRRTEVCAWIASFFLMMLVSFVLNPEKVLDASIS; the protein is encoded by the exons ATGGCTTCAAGATTCAACCTTGTCTTTGCTGTTTCTTTGCTGCTGCTTCTTTTAG ATTTCTGTAGGGGAAGCATAGTTGGAGTTTGCTATGGAAGGAATGCTGATGATCTTCCAACACCTGATAAAGTGGTGAAATTGGTTCAACTTCACAAAATCAAATACCTAAGGATTTATGATTCAAATATCCAAGTGTTGAAGGCATTTGCAAACACCGGTGTTGAACTTATGGTGGGAGTTCCGAATTCGGACTTGTTAGCATTCTCCCAGTTCCAATCAAATGTTGATTCCTGGCTAAAGAACAGCATCCTTCCGTATTACCCGGCCACAAAAATCGCATACATCACAGTAGGTCTTGAAGTCACGGAGAGTCCTGATAATGCCACTGCCTTGGTTGTGCCTGCTATGCAAAATGTGCTCACTGCATTGAAGAAGGTTGGCCTGCACAAGAggattaaagtttcaagtactCATTCCCTTGGGGTTCTGTCCCGGTCATTCCCACCTTCTGCTGGGGCTTTTAACAGCAGCCATGCATTTTTCCTGAAACCTATGTTGGAATTCCTAGCTGAGAACCATTCGCCTTTTATGATCGATTTATATCCTTATTATGCTTATAGAGATTCTCCGAGCAATGTCTCTTTGGATTATGCTTTGTTCGAGTCATCCTCAGAAGTCATAGATCCTAACACTGGTCTACTTTACACCAACATGTTTGATGCGCAGATAGATGCCCTTTATTTTGCCCTGATGGCCTTAAATTTCAGAACAACCCAGGTTATGGTCACTGAAACTGGCTGGCCTTCCAAAGGTTCACCCAAAGAGAAGGCTGCTACTCCTGACAATGCTCAGACTTATAATGCCAATCTAATTCATCATGTTATCAATGACTCTGGCACTCCTGCCAAGCCTGGTGAAGAGCTTGACGTGtatattttctcattgtttAATGAGAACAGGAAGCCTGGACCGGAATCCGAGAGAAACTGGGGCTTATTTTATCCTGACCAGACTAGTGTCTATAACCTGGACTTCACCGGAAATGGTATTGTTGATGTGACAAACAGTGGGAACGGCACCAATTCAAATGTGACAACCTGGTGTATTGCTTCTAGCAAAGCTTCTGAAGCAGATTTGCAAAATGCCCTGGATTGGGCTTGTGGTCCTGGGAATGTGGATTGCTCTCCCATTCAGCCTAGCCAGCCATGTTTCGAGCCTGATAATACACTTTCTCATGCCTCGTTCGCATTCAACAGTTACTACCAGCAAAATGGGGCTACTGATGTTGCTTGCAGTTTTGGAGGAAATGGAGTCAAAGTCGACAAGGATCCTA GCTATGATAATTGCATTTATGTTACTACAAAAGG CATAAACAAAACCGCAACAAGTAATATGACCTCCATAGCTAGTACTTCGTCATCCAGACGGACTGAAGTGTGTGCATGGATTGCTAGTTTCTTTCTAATGATGCTAGTCTCATTTGTTTTAAACCCCGAAAAGGTGTTGGATGCATCGATTTCATGA
- the LOC105772242 gene encoding profilin-2, whose protein sequence is MSWQTYVDEHLMCDIDGTGHHLTAAAIIGHDGSVWAQSSKFPQLKGNEITDIMKDFDQPGHLAPTGLHIEGVKYMVIQGEPGAVIRGKKGPGGITIKKTAQALIFGIYEEPVTPGQCNLVVERLGDYLAEQGL, encoded by the exons ATGTCGTGGCAAACTTACGTAGATGAGCACTTGATGTGTGATATCGATGGCACAGGCCACCACCTTACTGCCGCTGCTATCATTGGCCATGATGGCAGTGTCTGGGCTCAGAGCTCTAAGTTCCCTCAG TTAAAGGGTAATGAGATCACTGACATCATGAAAGATTTCGACCAACCAGGCCACCTTGCACCTACTGGCTTACACATTGAGGGTGTAAAGTATATGGTGATCCAGGGTGAACCTGGAGCTGTTATTCGTGGAAAAAAG GGACCAGGAGGGATAACAATCAAGAAAACAGCACAGGCGCTTATTTTTGGGATCTATGAAGAACCAGTGACTCCAGGGCAGTGCAACCTGGTTGTGGAGAGGTTGGGAGATTATCTTGCAGAACAAGGCCTGTAG